The nucleotide window AGCGAAAATGTCGAGATAGCCGTCATTGTCGTAGTCAACGGTCGATAGGGATTGGACGTCGTAATCAGCAGGCAGTTGTTGTCGTTTTGTAAAATGTCCGCTCGAGTCATTTTCCATTAACACGATTCCAACGGGCATGCCCAGTACAAGGTCTTGGTCCCCGTCGTTGTCCAGATCACAAAACAGTGCCGCGCTTGTTTGGTCAAGCCAGTCGATGCCAGCAGATTCGGATTGGTCCGTGGCTGTGCCATCGGCTTGTCGTATAAAAAGCTTGTTGGGTAGGCCGGGAGGCTGGCATAAAAATAGATCGTCCAGGCCGTCACCATTCGCATCGCCGATGGCAAGGCCATTGCGAACCGAGGTGTCGAAGCGTTGAACTCGCTCCACCCGCTGTAACCAGTGATGATGGCCGTAGGACAATTGGTGACGATAGGAAGGGTTCTTTCCCAAGACAGCGCTCGTTTGGTCCGTAAACCATTTGCCGCCTTCGATTGTGATTTCGGATTCTTCGTATGCCGTAACGCGAATGGACATCAATTTTGGAGAGTCTACCGCGTGGGTCCAGTGGCAAAGCCAGGTCGCATTCATTTGGCGACTGGTGTCGCCTTCCTGGTTGGTGAGTTCGACCAGAACCGTTGTTTCCACTTGTTCCTTCGACAAGCGTATGCCAATGATCTTAAAGTGAGCTTCAACGGCTTGATTTGTCGACTCGGTTGCTGAAGGCGACGTCCCACCTAATTGGCGGATTGCTGATCGTAGACCCTTCACTCCTCGCAGGTCCTCACCACCCTCGGAGATTACACCCCGACGTACCACCAGCATGGCATCCTGATAGACCTCATTCAGCTTCAAGGGACGCAATGGGACTGCTCGAAAGTCGGGGGTGATGAGAGAACTGATTTCGGTCGAAAACTTAGCATCGTTTGACAACAATGATTTGTCCTGCAGTGCACTAGCCAGTTTTTTTAGCTGGCTTGCTGCTGATTCTGCGAACGCTTCCGATTCCCAGCCAGCCTCTTGCGCCGACAGAGTGGCTTGGTCCTTCGCGAGACGCTGAGCGGTCAGAGAAGTTCTAATAGATGATGGCTCAGTTGCTTCGCTGCTACCATTGGAACTGCCATCATTTGAAAGGATGGGCAGTTCGGTGAAAAGCTCGGTTTCCGATAGATTTGGTTCCGGTGAAGTTGCTTCTTCCGGCTGCTGCTCAGCCAGTTCACTGGCACGAATCCGTGGGGGCGGAACCGGAAGCACGGTTGGCTCCGGCGAGACAGATGCAGACGGACCACAAGCGGTTGACAACGCTAAAACAGAAGCCAGCAACAAACTGCCAATCTTACGCTGGACGGGTTGGAGCGGAATTGTGTGCATAGCTGGCTTT belongs to Pirellulaceae bacterium and includes:
- a CDS encoding VCBS repeat-containing protein — protein: MHTIPLQPVQRKIGSLLLASVLALSTACGPSASVSPEPTVLPVPPPRIRASELAEQQPEEATSPEPNLSETELFTELPILSNDGSSNGSSEATEPSSIRTSLTAQRLAKDQATLSAQEAGWESEAFAESAASQLKKLASALQDKSLLSNDAKFSTEISSLITPDFRAVPLRPLKLNEVYQDAMLVVRRGVISEGGEDLRGVKGLRSAIRQLGGTSPSATESTNQAVEAHFKIIGIRLSKEQVETTVLVELTNQEGDTSRQMNATWLCHWTHAVDSPKLMSIRVTAYEESEITIEGGKWFTDQTSAVLGKNPSYRHQLSYGHHHWLQRVERVQRFDTSVRNGLAIGDANGDGLDDLFLCQPPGLPNKLFIRQADGTATDQSESAGIDWLDQTSAALFCDLDNDGDQDLVLGMPVGIVLMENDSSGHFTKRQQLPADYDVQSLSTVDYDNDGYLDIFACVYRASMPDTKQQFLYRDGRGGGLNRLFHNTIAAGNWTFKDVTKATGLENGGDRFSLAAAWEDFDRDGDQDLYIANDFGRNYLYENQKGLFVDIAEQAGVTDIGSGMSVSWGDFNRDGWPDLYVGNMFSSAGQRVTTQPSFRPDEGEGVRGEYQRLAKGNSLFLNQQNKTFREVGKVAGVERGRWAWSSLFIDLNNDGWEDLLVANGYMTTEDTGDL